In the genome of Drosophila subpulchrella strain 33 F10 #4 breed RU33 chromosome 2L, RU_Dsub_v1.1 Primary Assembly, whole genome shotgun sequence, one region contains:
- the LOC119546945 gene encoding glutaredoxin 3, with product MPVVNVTAAEEYQKYINADKTTVALFAADWAEQCGQVKDALEELSKITGEKLQFISLNAEQFPEISMKHQIEAVPTVIFFAKGSAVDRVDGVDIAAISSKSKKLAESASSAAATGQTLEDRLKALINTAPLMIFMKGDRNGPRCGFSKQLIAIVNDTNLPYETFDILSDEEVRQGLKTYSDWPTYPQVYVKGELIGGLDIIKELLANKELEATLKG from the exons atGCCCGTGGTGAACGTGACTGCTGCCGAGGAGTACCAGAAGTACATAAATGCGGACAAGACGACCGTGGCGCTATTCGCCGCCGACTGGGCGGAGCAGTGTGGTCAGGTGAAAGACGCGCTGGAGGAGCTGTCCAAGATTACTGGCGAGAAACTGCAGTTCATCAGCCTAAATGCCGAACAATTTCCAGAGATTTCCATGAAGCATCAG ATCGAAGCCGTGCCCACAGTGATCTTCTTCGCCAAGGGCTCCGCTGTGGACCGCGTCGACGGAGTGGACATTGCCGCCATCAGCAGCAAGTCCAAGAAGTTGGCCGAAAGTGCCAGCAGCGCGGCGGCAACGGGACAAACGCTGGAGGACCGCCTGAAGGCCCTGATCAACACGGCTCCGCTGATGATCTTCATGAAGGGCGACCGGAATGGACCGCGCTGCGGCTTCTCCAAGCAACTCATCGCTATTGTTAACGACACAAA CTTACCATACGAAACATTTGACATCCTGAGCGATGAGGAGGTACGCCAGGGTCTGAAGACCTACTCCGACTGGCCCACCTATCCGCAGGTGTACGTCAAGGGCGAACTAATCGGCGGACTGGACATCATCAAGGAACTGCTGGCCAACAAGGAGCTCGAGGCCACGCTCAAGGGCTAA